Proteins found in one Candidatus Saccharimonadales bacterium genomic segment:
- a CDS encoding AAA family ATPase, translating into MKQNLVLAIVGMPGSGKGSVVAYLERRGWPSVRFGAIVYDEIKRRGLDIVKDEKAVNKDLRDKEGPLVLAKRVAKRVEALLAVNHRVVVLDGLYSWSELKYFQKKHSQRLVVIAVVANRQIRYERASARRDGERIYTPADVMARDIHEIENLEKGGPIVYADYYIQNNSSLSSLERQIKNVLKDLGLST; encoded by the coding sequence ATGAAACAAAACCTAGTGCTCGCTATCGTCGGTATGCCAGGCAGCGGTAAAGGCAGCGTGGTGGCCTACCTGGAGAGACGCGGCTGGCCGTCTGTCAGGTTTGGCGCGATTGTCTACGACGAGATTAAACGTCGCGGACTCGATATCGTGAAAGATGAAAAGGCCGTCAATAAAGACTTGCGAGACAAAGAAGGGCCGTTGGTACTGGCAAAGCGGGTAGCCAAACGGGTTGAGGCGCTTTTGGCCGTAAACCATCGAGTCGTAGTGCTGGATGGACTCTACAGCTGGTCGGAGTTAAAGTATTTTCAGAAAAAACATAGTCAAAGACTAGTGGTCATAGCCGTCGTGGCTAATCGACAAATAAGATATGAACGCGCGTCGGCTCGACGCGATGGAGAACGGATATATACCCCGGCAGATGTAATGGCCCGCGATATCCACGAAATTGAAAACCTCGAAAAGGGCGGTCCAATAGTTTACGCCGATTATTACATTCAAAATAACTCCAGTCTTTCAAGCTTGGAGAGACAAATAAAAAACGTGCTTAAAGATTTGGGGCTATCTACTTGA
- the orn gene encoding oligoribonuclease, whose amino-acid sequence MDRTKTWPQQLLWLDLEMTGLDPVNDRVLEVGVIITDFKFRELATFEAVIKQPQRVLNRMKLSPWYDWTGRIRKKAGTVYDTASRNGLLNKVKTDGRPQSQVTADLTKLIKKHIGKERAILAGNSIHMDRQFIRHQWPRIEDLLHYRMLDVSSLKVWMQGAHHLEFKKPDEHRALEDIRGSILELKYYLKLLKKY is encoded by the coding sequence ATGGACAGGACAAAGACGTGGCCCCAGCAGCTGTTGTGGTTGGATTTAGAAATGACCGGTCTAGACCCGGTTAATGATAGGGTTTTGGAGGTCGGAGTAATCATCACAGATTTTAAATTTAGAGAACTGGCTACTTTTGAAGCGGTCATCAAACAACCTCAACGCGTGCTCAATCGAATGAAGCTTTCACCTTGGTATGACTGGACCGGGAGAATAAGAAAGAAGGCGGGAACGGTCTATGACACAGCCTCGCGTAATGGGTTACTTAACAAAGTCAAAACCGATGGCCGCCCACAAAGCCAAGTCACGGCCGACCTAACCAAGCTAATAAAAAAGCATATTGGCAAAGAAAGAGCTATATTAGCCGGCAATTCAATCCATATGGATCGGCAATTTATCAGACACCAGTGGCCCAGAATTGAAGACTTGTTGCATTATCGGATGCTGGACGTATCCTCGCTCAAAGTCTGGATGCAGGGGGCTCATCACCTGGAATTTAAAAAACCAGACGAGCACCGTGCATTAGAAGATATCCGCGGTAGCATTCTGGAACTCAAATACTACCTAAAACTACTGAAGAAATACTAG
- the dnaG gene encoding DNA primase, whose amino-acid sequence MDAKDDIKRRLSVEDVVGTYLELKRSGRNFKALSPFGNEKTPSFMVSPDKQIWHDFSANKGGDIFTFVMEMEGVDFVGAMEILARKAGIDLSQYQRGSGETAKLKKRLIEINELALKYYHASLAKNPSALNYLRRQRGYKSETIKDFKLGYAPSQGQALYKFLIKRKFKPEDVKKAGLIVNRRGSWFDMFRGRIMVPLMDGQGQPVGFTARQLIDDSNSPKYINTPQTLIYDKGRHIFGLHLAKAAIREQDSAVLVEGNLDVIASHQAGVYRCVATAGTALTRDQLLQLSRLSTNVLLAFDQDQAGLSATERAIPIAQDVGVSLSIVSMPGGKDPDELISKDPAAWPKALEASVYVMDWLVDHYASVFDISTAQGKRLFSDKLIEIIRRVTDPVETEHYIQVVSAKINVPPDRIKEKIGRPAGNSPIRKKSQQPSNESKTRTFNYIDTFIGLLVAYPETRDCLSKLSPHDFIFSEQQKIIAQLKSQPGIKENDLLEADEYVKIITFRAEDFYGSSSSSARLADAMETARRIAKETKKKQTAEIAHRMREALDSADEKSHQELLKIVSKSLKKEG is encoded by the coding sequence ATGGATGCCAAAGACGATATAAAACGCCGTCTGAGCGTTGAGGATGTGGTTGGAACTTATCTTGAGCTCAAACGGTCCGGCCGAAACTTCAAAGCACTAAGTCCGTTCGGCAACGAAAAAACCCCGAGCTTTATGGTCAGTCCGGATAAGCAAATTTGGCATGACTTCAGCGCTAATAAGGGCGGTGATATCTTTACATTCGTGATGGAGATGGAGGGTGTTGACTTTGTCGGCGCCATGGAAATATTAGCCCGCAAAGCCGGTATAGATTTATCACAGTACCAAAGGGGGTCGGGCGAGACCGCCAAACTCAAAAAACGCTTGATTGAGATTAACGAGTTGGCGCTTAAGTACTACCATGCCAGTTTGGCCAAAAACCCTTCAGCGCTCAATTATTTGCGGCGACAGCGCGGTTATAAGTCGGAGACCATCAAAGACTTTAAACTAGGCTATGCACCGTCCCAAGGCCAGGCGCTGTACAAATTCCTGATAAAACGAAAATTTAAACCAGAAGACGTAAAAAAAGCCGGTTTGATTGTTAATCGGCGGGGCAGTTGGTTTGACATGTTTCGCGGCCGGATTATGGTCCCGCTCATGGACGGCCAGGGGCAACCCGTCGGATTTACCGCCCGCCAATTAATCGATGATTCGAATTCTCCTAAATACATCAACACGCCGCAAACCCTGATTTATGACAAGGGCCGCCACATTTTTGGTCTCCACCTGGCTAAAGCGGCCATTCGAGAGCAGGATTCGGCCGTATTAGTCGAGGGCAATTTAGATGTTATCGCCTCGCACCAGGCCGGCGTTTACCGCTGCGTGGCGACGGCCGGTACGGCCCTGACAAGAGATCAACTGCTACAACTCAGCCGGCTTAGTACCAATGTGCTGTTAGCCTTTGACCAAGATCAAGCCGGCCTAAGTGCCACCGAGCGGGCTATCCCGATTGCCCAGGATGTCGGTGTCAGTTTGTCAATCGTCTCAATGCCTGGCGGTAAAGACCCCGATGAATTAATTAGCAAGGACCCAGCTGCCTGGCCGAAGGCGCTGGAGGCTTCGGTTTATGTCATGGATTGGCTGGTGGATCACTACGCTTCGGTTTTTGACATCTCTACGGCCCAGGGCAAACGCCTATTCAGCGACAAGCTGATAGAAATCATCAGGCGGGTTACCGATCCGGTAGAGACGGAGCACTATATTCAAGTAGTATCGGCCAAGATTAACGTTCCGCCAGACCGAATCAAGGAAAAAATCGGCCGGCCGGCGGGAAACAGCCCAATCAGGAAAAAAAGCCAGCAACCTAGTAACGAGTCGAAGACAAGAACGTTTAATTACATAGATACATTCATCGGTCTGCTGGTGGCATATCCGGAGACCCGCGATTGTCTAAGCAAATTAAGCCCGCATGACTTTATTTTTTCCGAGCAGCAAAAGATTATTGCTCAGCTAAAGAGCCAACCGGGCATAAAAGAAAATGATTTGCTTGAGGCCGATGAGTATGTCAAGATAATCACGTTTAGGGCGGAAGACTTTTACGGATCGAGCTCCAGCTCAGCCAGATTGGCCGACGCCATGGAAACCGCTCGCCGTATCGCCAAAGAAACTAAGAAAAAACAAACGGCTGAAATAGCACACCGGATGCGTGAGGCTTTGGATTCGGCCGATGAAAAATCGCATCAAGAACTACTTAAGATTGTTAGCAAGTCTCTCAAGAAGGAGGGCTAG
- the rpoD gene encoding RNA polymerase sigma factor RpoD, with translation MAPRKKKVSDSDTDQLAVIKDELTQKAKKQGFITQKEVFDKIPDTEENVDLLDALHSELVDEGVEILSDEEDDLADNEALEKAKHSAYLDDIADDSVRLYLREIGKIPLLTPVQELAIAQRVKAGEIKAKDEMAEANMRLVVSIAKRYVGRGLDLLDLIQEGNTGLLRAVEKFDPDKGFKFSTYATWWIRQAITRAIADQARTIRIPVHMVETINKLLRTQRRLTQELNREPSYEEIAQEMEIEVDKVEHIMKIKQDISSLDASVRDDEDESVLGDFIEDEDTPTPDESATTQLLKEHVQDILDILGEREQKILKMRFGLEDGKSHTLEEVGREFDVTRERIRQIEAKALAKLRKHKDAKKLYDYIK, from the coding sequence GTGGCTCCACGTAAGAAAAAGGTGTCCGACTCTGATACTGACCAATTGGCGGTAATCAAGGACGAGCTTACCCAAAAAGCCAAGAAGCAAGGTTTTATTACCCAAAAAGAAGTCTTCGATAAAATTCCTGACACTGAGGAAAACGTTGATTTGCTCGACGCCCTCCACTCGGAACTTGTAGATGAAGGGGTTGAGATCCTCAGTGATGAAGAAGACGACCTGGCAGACAATGAAGCGCTGGAAAAGGCCAAACATAGCGCCTACCTTGACGATATCGCCGACGACTCAGTACGTCTTTACTTGCGTGAAATCGGCAAGATCCCGTTGCTGACACCTGTGCAGGAGCTGGCAATTGCCCAACGGGTAAAAGCCGGCGAAATTAAAGCCAAGGACGAAATGGCCGAAGCTAATATGAGGCTGGTGGTATCGATCGCCAAGCGTTATGTCGGGCGGGGCTTGGATCTGTTAGATCTGATTCAAGAAGGCAACACCGGGCTTCTGCGCGCCGTTGAAAAATTTGACCCGGACAAAGGTTTTAAGTTCTCGACTTACGCCACCTGGTGGATTCGCCAGGCTATCACCCGGGCCATCGCCGACCAGGCCAGGACGATTAGAATCCCTGTTCACATGGTCGAGACTATCAATAAACTACTTCGAACACAGCGGCGTCTAACCCAGGAACTAAACCGCGAGCCGTCCTATGAGGAGATTGCCCAGGAGATGGAAATTGAAGTCGACAAAGTCGAACACATAATGAAGATCAAGCAGGATATATCGTCACTCGACGCCAGCGTGCGCGACGACGAGGACGAGTCGGTTCTGGGCGATTTTATCGAAGATGAGGACACGCCAACGCCGGACGAATCGGCCACCACCCAGTTATTAAAAGAGCACGTCCAGGACATTTTAGACATCCTCGGCGAGCGGGAGCAGAAGATTCTTAAGATGAGGTTTGGCTTAGAAGACGGCAAAAGCCACACGCTTGAAGAAGTCGGCCGTGAATTTGACGTCACGCGCGAACGTATCCGCCAAATTGAAGCCAAAGCCCTAGCCAAACTGCGCAAGCATAAAGACGCCAAAAAACTGTACGACTATATCAAGTAG
- the polA gene encoding DNA polymerase I, which produces MSGTKRLVVIDGKSVFYRGYYAMPNLATKDGKPTGGVYGFAVMALEVIKKFKPDYVAVAWDKPKTNIRRRTEIYPQYKANRKPAPPDFYEQVPILHELLGAFGWPLFEIDDHEADDIMATLAKQAHQHKVDTLLITSDHDVLQLVNGHTNVALLKKGLTNVDVIDEERLKEVYDLTPQQFVDYKALKGDPSDNIPGVSGVGDKTAVKLIHDYRSLDGVYHNLDKIKGSLKSKLEAGKDMAFLTRELVILDEDVPVRLNLKTADIKNLDTNTLSALLRELEFRTLIRQLPQDMQQTQAELEKVAQSGDFKPAAKVELIYTAADLKNLKLQPTDKLVLHTRTVGAHFSDLSHIILSDTPNRCVVIDLTGQLEAESVKAKLGSLLKDKKTDKIGHNIKNSLKALLHLGIEARPVGHDVQVGAFLLNSLTRDLSLTDLAQSELGYEGQELENVPPMDIQAAAPKITASIWGLYDLQHKGLKTIPKLADMAHKIEFPVIPVLAIMEHRGIQLNSGYLKKMSGELEEQISDIEQQIYGHANREFNIASPGQLADILFDGLKLPTTGVKKGKTGYSTAARELDKLRGLHPIINLITDYRECAKLKSTYVDALPGLVDDAGRLHTDFSLVVAPTGRLSSSEPNLQNIPVRTDLGRRIREAFVAAKGNVFISADYSQIELRIAAVLAGDDDLIEAFNNGLDIHTRTAAQVYGVAMDDVTKNQRRDAKVINFGVLYGMSPHGLSQATGMTHEAAKEFIERYFELRQPLLDFIDKTKSMAKDKGYVETMFGRRRPTPDVNSSNFVVREAAYRQAVNMPIQGTAADITKLAMIKIEAELASEADQLLQIHDSILVEAPDWKAKKVAKEMKEIMEGVYKLPVSLDVDVTIGQNWGEL; this is translated from the coding sequence ATGTCTGGAACAAAAAGACTAGTCGTAATCGACGGCAAGAGCGTTTTTTACCGCGGCTATTACGCCATGCCAAACTTGGCGACAAAAGACGGTAAGCCGACCGGCGGAGTTTATGGTTTTGCCGTTATGGCTTTGGAGGTTATAAAAAAATTCAAGCCAGATTACGTAGCGGTGGCCTGGGATAAGCCCAAGACTAATATTCGCCGCCGGACTGAAATATATCCTCAGTACAAGGCTAACCGTAAGCCGGCTCCACCGGATTTCTATGAACAAGTGCCAATTTTGCACGAGCTGCTCGGAGCCTTTGGCTGGCCGTTATTCGAGATCGACGACCACGAGGCCGATGACATCATGGCTACGCTGGCTAAACAGGCGCACCAACATAAAGTCGATACGCTGCTTATAACTAGTGACCACGACGTATTGCAGCTAGTCAACGGCCATACTAACGTCGCTCTTCTGAAAAAGGGCTTGACGAATGTTGACGTAATTGACGAGGAGCGCCTAAAAGAGGTCTACGACCTGACCCCGCAGCAGTTTGTCGATTACAAAGCTTTAAAGGGTGACCCATCGGACAACATACCTGGGGTCTCGGGGGTTGGCGACAAAACGGCGGTCAAATTAATCCACGATTACCGTTCGCTTGACGGCGTCTATCATAATCTGGACAAGATTAAAGGGTCGCTTAAATCTAAATTAGAAGCTGGCAAGGACATGGCGTTTTTGACCAGGGAGCTGGTGATTTTAGACGAAGATGTGCCGGTAAGACTCAACTTAAAGACGGCGGATATCAAGAACTTAGACACCAATACGCTAAGCGCGCTTTTGCGCGAGCTCGAATTTAGAACTCTTATCCGACAGCTGCCTCAAGACATGCAACAAACCCAAGCCGAACTTGAAAAAGTAGCTCAAAGCGGGGACTTCAAACCGGCGGCCAAAGTAGAATTGATTTATACGGCAGCGGACTTAAAGAACCTTAAGCTTCAACCAACTGACAAGTTGGTTCTGCACACTCGTACCGTCGGCGCGCACTTTAGCGATTTGTCGCACATTATTCTTAGCGACACTCCTAACCGCTGCGTGGTGATCGATTTGACCGGACAGCTGGAGGCAGAAAGCGTCAAGGCCAAACTGGGCAGCTTACTCAAAGACAAAAAAACCGACAAAATCGGGCACAACATTAAAAACAGTCTCAAAGCTTTGTTACATCTTGGCATTGAGGCCCGGCCGGTCGGCCACGACGTACAGGTTGGCGCCTTTTTGCTTAATTCACTGACGCGCGACCTCAGCTTGACTGACTTAGCTCAGTCAGAACTCGGCTATGAGGGGCAGGAACTAGAAAACGTGCCGCCGATGGACATCCAAGCCGCAGCGCCAAAAATCACCGCCAGCATCTGGGGTTTATATGATTTGCAGCATAAAGGGTTAAAAACTATTCCCAAGCTGGCGGATATGGCTCATAAGATCGAATTTCCGGTTATTCCCGTACTGGCGATAATGGAGCACCGCGGTATACAGCTTAATAGCGGCTACCTTAAGAAAATGTCGGGCGAGCTTGAAGAGCAAATATCTGATATCGAACAGCAAATTTACGGCCATGCCAACCGGGAGTTTAACATTGCTAGCCCTGGCCAACTGGCAGACATATTATTTGATGGTCTAAAATTGCCCACTACAGGTGTTAAAAAAGGCAAAACCGGTTATTCCACGGCCGCCCGCGAGCTTGATAAATTAAGGGGGCTACACCCAATTATTAATCTAATAACTGATTATCGGGAGTGCGCTAAACTCAAGAGCACGTATGTCGACGCTTTACCCGGGCTAGTCGACGATGCCGGCCGCTTGCACACGGACTTTTCATTGGTGGTGGCGCCGACCGGTCGTCTATCAAGCTCCGAGCCGAACCTGCAAAACATACCGGTCCGGACTGATCTGGGACGACGCATCCGCGAGGCCTTTGTAGCGGCCAAGGGCAATGTATTTATCAGCGCCGATTACTCGCAAATCGAGCTTCGTATTGCCGCTGTTTTAGCCGGTGACGATGATCTGATCGAAGCTTTCAATAATGGTCTCGATATTCATACTAGAACGGCCGCTCAAGTCTATGGCGTGGCCATGGACGACGTCACTAAAAATCAGCGCCGCGACGCCAAAGTCATTAATTTTGGAGTACTTTACGGCATGAGCCCGCACGGACTGAGCCAAGCCACCGGCATGACTCACGAAGCCGCCAAGGAGTTTATAGAACGTTACTTTGAGCTGAGGCAACCGCTGTTGGATTTTATTGATAAGACCAAAAGCATGGCCAAGGACAAGGGCTATGTCGAAACGATGTTTGGCCGTCGGCGGCCGACACCGGACGTAAATTCATCAAATTTCGTGGTTCGCGAGGCGGCCTACCGGCAAGCGGTTAACATGCCAATCCAGGGCACGGCCGCTGACATAACCAAGCTGGCCATGATCAAGATCGAGGCCGAACTGGCGTCCGAAGCCGACCAGTTACTTCAAATTCATGACTCGATCCTGGTAGAAGCCCCTGATTGGAAAGCCAAAAAAGTAGCCAAAGAGATGAAAGAGATTATGGAGGGAGTTTATAAGCTGCCGGTGTCGCTTGATGTGGATGTAACGATCGGCCAAAACTGGGGTGAACTTTAG
- a CDS encoding DUF1761 domain-containing protein yields the protein MSNLEWLGEALAEVDYLGVLVATVVAMVWGAIWYLPSVAGDAWQKLSGLSKKQAENRKGMLEMFLGAFVFSLFGASLLQALMIATSTGGFWNSALLGALIGMIFTAMPQAVLNLFARKDTQLSAIQGADAIVALALMGGVMSWFL from the coding sequence ATGTCAAATCTCGAGTGGCTGGGGGAAGCCTTGGCCGAAGTGGATTATTTGGGTGTGTTGGTGGCGACCGTGGTGGCCATGGTTTGGGGAGCGATTTGGTATCTGCCGTCGGTGGCCGGCGACGCTTGGCAAAAACTGTCCGGTCTATCGAAAAAACAAGCCGAAAACCGCAAGGGCATGCTCGAGATGTTTCTCGGAGCATTCGTATTCTCGTTGTTTGGAGCGTCACTGCTACAGGCGCTGATGATCGCCACCTCAACCGGCGGATTTTGGAACAGCGCCTTGCTTGGCGCACTGATCGGCATGATCTTTACAGCCATGCCTCAGGCCGTTTTGAACTTGTTTGCGAGAAAAGATACGCAGCTCAGCGCTATTCAAGGCGCGGATGCAATCGTCGCGCTGGCATTGATGGGCGGCGTAATGAGCTGGTTCCTATAA
- a CDS encoding MscL family protein: MKGFTDFVRNQGVAGLAVGFVLGGAVSGLVASLVNDVVNPLLGILFDASSLSAKTVNVSDATLGWGNLVAVAINFVLVAAVAYWGVKALKLDKKK; this comes from the coding sequence ATGAAAGGTTTTACGGATTTTGTGCGCAATCAGGGCGTAGCTGGACTAGCTGTCGGTTTTGTCTTGGGCGGAGCGGTGTCGGGCTTAGTAGCTTCATTAGTAAATGATGTCGTTAACCCCCTGCTGGGAATACTGTTTGACGCCTCCAGTTTATCGGCCAAGACCGTCAACGTCAGCGATGCCACGTTGGGATGGGGAAATTTGGTGGCCGTAGCCATCAACTTCGTACTGGTGGCTGCCGTGGCCTACTGGGGTGTTAAAGCTCTAAAACTCGATAAGAAAAAATAA
- a CDS encoding calcium/sodium antiporter yields the protein MEVLLLIPGFLLLIGGAEWLIHGASKLAKRLGVSELLIGLTVVAFGTSLPELIINVMAGSRGASELAIANVVGSNITNTLLILGIAALIKNLTVHRLVVSREITFNVLVSAMVLLLAADKLFRGDESSSLDAIDGLVLISYFLIFLYYIFGSVHSRQNARHYVRAGLQSDIPKAFLLVIVGSIAVSLGGKWIIDGALEIADWLNVSQALVGVTLVAIGTSIPELVTSLVAIRQEKVDIAIGNIIGSNLFNMMWVLGLSAFLSDLKFSDELLADTVFMLGISIVLLIMLTVGRYKHQLSRFEGTLLITMYAVYLITTVWESQNVFN from the coding sequence ATGGAAGTGCTTTTGCTTATACCAGGATTCTTGCTGCTAATAGGCGGGGCTGAGTGGTTGATTCACGGCGCTTCCAAGCTCGCTAAGCGACTGGGAGTCAGCGAACTACTAATCGGCCTGACGGTAGTGGCCTTTGGCACGTCTTTACCCGAGTTGATTATCAACGTTATGGCTGGCAGCCGGGGGGCAAGCGAGCTGGCGATTGCTAATGTCGTGGGTTCGAATATCACCAATACGCTGCTAATTTTGGGTATAGCCGCCTTGATCAAGAATTTAACCGTACACCGATTAGTAGTCAGCCGTGAAATTACTTTTAACGTGTTAGTGTCCGCTATGGTTCTGCTGCTGGCGGCGGACAAGCTTTTTCGCGGCGACGAATCAAGTAGTTTAGACGCCATTGACGGCCTAGTACTAATCTCCTATTTTCTAATTTTTCTGTATTACATTTTCGGCTCGGTTCACTCGCGGCAAAACGCCAGGCATTATGTCCGAGCAGGATTGCAAAGCGATATCCCAAAAGCTTTTCTACTGGTTATTGTTGGCTCGATCGCCGTATCGCTTGGTGGTAAATGGATAATCGACGGCGCGCTAGAAATAGCCGATTGGCTCAACGTCTCCCAAGCCTTAGTCGGAGTAACACTGGTGGCGATTGGCACGTCAATTCCGGAACTGGTCACCTCGCTAGTAGCCATCCGGCAAGAAAAAGTTGATATCGCGATTGGCAATATCATCGGTTCTAACCTCTTTAATATGATGTGGGTATTGGGCTTAAGCGCTTTTTTGAGCGACCTTAAATTCAGTGACGAGCTACTGGCTGACACGGTATTTATGCTCGGTATTTCGATTGTCCTGTTGATTATGCTCACCGTCGGACGGTATAAACATCAGCTATCACGGTTTGAAGGAACCTTGTTAATTACCATGTATGCCGTCTATTTAATAACTACCGTTTGGGAGAGTCAAAATGTCTTTAACTAG
- the msrB gene encoding peptide-methionine (R)-S-oxide reductase MsrB, with amino-acid sequence MKDQDFKAKLTAEQYHVLREKGTETPGSGKLLHNQETGVYTCAACGAELFNSVNKFDSGSGWPSFDNVMNDTSVLLLPDDSLGMNRVEVQCAACGSHLGHVFDDGPKDTTGKRYCINSLSLDFKPRPAKD; translated from the coding sequence ATGAAAGACCAGGATTTCAAGGCCAAACTGACCGCTGAGCAGTACCACGTATTGAGAGAAAAAGGCACCGAGACGCCCGGTAGCGGAAAGCTGTTGCACAATCAGGAAACGGGGGTGTATACCTGCGCGGCCTGCGGGGCGGAGTTGTTTAATTCGGTCAATAAGTTTGACTCCGGCTCGGGTTGGCCGAGTTTTGACAACGTCATGAACGATACGTCAGTGTTGTTATTGCCAGATGACTCTCTGGGTATGAACCGGGTGGAGGTTCAGTGCGCCGCTTGCGGCAGCCACTTAGGCCACGTGTTTGACGACGGGCCCAAAGATACGACCGGCAAACGGTATTGTATAAACTCATTATCGCTGGATTTTAAGCCCCGACCAGCGAAGGATTAA
- a CDS encoding MmcQ/YjbR family DNA-binding protein — MMLTHRQVEDYLLSQPGARLDYPFGESVGVYKVAEKMFALVSEKTSPLRLSLKCDPQLAETLRQRYVSVMPGYHLSKRHWNTIILSGQLTNNEIFDLIDHSYSLIVAGLPQTSRDKLAKSK, encoded by the coding sequence ATGATGCTCACTCACCGCCAAGTCGAGGACTACTTGCTCAGCCAGCCAGGCGCTAGGCTGGATTACCCTTTCGGCGAAAGCGTTGGAGTCTATAAAGTGGCCGAGAAAATGTTTGCCTTGGTGTCGGAAAAAACGTCGCCGCTCAGACTAAGCCTGAAATGCGACCCTCAGTTGGCCGAAACTCTGAGGCAGCGGTACGTCAGCGTCATGCCCGGTTATCATTTGAGTAAGCGTCACTGGAACACTATTATCTTGAGCGGCCAACTAACTAACAATGAGATATTTGATTTGATCGATCACTCGTACAGCTTGATCGTGGCTGGTTTACCGCAGACGTCGCGAGACAAACTGGCCAAATCAAAGTAA
- a CDS encoding CapA family protein, whose protein sequence is MAVTDGERWLKAGLIIVGLIIIGFTGWRINQLDDSYYPGVSDESAPAATPAPVQAKARWLFMGEVFWGRQMERIAETQPDPTSYLFSRLNTFNREQYDAWIAHLECPVADKVIPFEVQANDLIFNCQPKYLEEFEEWFNAVSLANNHIDNVNGVAGLDQTRANLESVGVQYYGHFDNSVRDDICEIASLPIKVEASDKSVRESKLPVALCGYHNVFRLPTKEELDVIKNYAGQFLTIVSPQQGAEYQPKGDEFKQEVYRGMIDRGADMVIASHPHWVQNTEVYKGKLIMYSVGNFMFDQEWSDEVMRGVALDLGISLIYDDNLAAWLELGQKCETFQDNCLKLATQQKLTKLEFNFSYELVSAWHKDALTRKAPDNIHRLNLERTNWVKTLSQLEQL, encoded by the coding sequence ATGGCCGTCACTGACGGTGAAAGATGGCTCAAAGCCGGCCTGATTATTGTCGGCCTGATTATTATCGGTTTCACCGGTTGGCGGATTAACCAGTTGGATGATAGCTATTATCCAGGGGTATCTGACGAATCGGCTCCCGCCGCCACACCGGCTCCGGTACAGGCCAAGGCCCGCTGGTTGTTTATGGGTGAGGTTTTTTGGGGCCGGCAGATGGAACGTATCGCTGAGACCCAACCCGACCCAACCAGTTACTTGTTCAGCCGGCTTAATACCTTTAATCGTGAACAATACGACGCCTGGATTGCGCATTTGGAGTGTCCAGTCGCGGACAAGGTGATTCCATTTGAAGTCCAGGCAAATGACCTAATTTTTAACTGCCAGCCGAAGTATTTGGAGGAATTTGAAGAATGGTTTAACGCCGTCTCTTTAGCCAACAACCACATCGATAATGTCAACGGTGTAGCTGGACTCGATCAGACCCGGGCCAACCTCGAGAGCGTCGGCGTTCAGTACTACGGACATTTTGACAACTCGGTACGAGACGATATTTGCGAGATTGCCAGCCTGCCGATTAAGGTCGAGGCGAGCGATAAGTCAGTCCGAGAGTCCAAACTGCCGGTGGCGCTATGTGGCTACCACAATGTCTTTCGGTTGCCGACCAAAGAAGAGCTCGACGTTATTAAAAATTATGCCGGGCAGTTTTTGACGATTGTCTCGCCGCAGCAGGGAGCCGAGTACCAGCCCAAAGGAGATGAATTTAAACAAGAGGTTTATCGGGGCATGATTGATCGGGGGGCGGACATGGTCATCGCCAGCCATCCGCACTGGGTGCAAAACACCGAAGTTTATAAGGGCAAACTCATTATGTACTCGGTTGGCAACTTTATGTTTGATCAAGAATGGTCGGACGAGGTCATGCGAGGTGTGGCGTTGGATTTGGGGATTTCCTTAATATACGATGACAATCTCGCTGCTTGGCTCGAGCTGGGGCAAAAGTGCGAGACTTTTCAAGATAACTGCCTGAAACTGGCCACTCAGCAAAAGTTGACTAAACTCGAATTTAACTTTAGCTATGAGCTCGTCAGTGCCTGGCATAAAGACGCCCTAACTCGCAAAGCGCCGGACAACATACATCGGCTGAATCTTGAGCGTACCAATTGGGTCAAAACCCTTAGCCAACTGGAACAGTTATAA